One region of Emys orbicularis isolate rEmyOrb1 chromosome 4, rEmyOrb1.hap1, whole genome shotgun sequence genomic DNA includes:
- the TBRG1 gene encoding transforming growth factor beta regulator 1, whose amino-acid sequence MKKVSRKSQNEKYRLKYSRLRRAAKAMVFENAALCDEIARLEEKFLRAREERRFLFTKLLQLQALSAEEESPAVPLGGISAGYGVAPTPGPDEPAPAGKRPKKGKENGRAAKRRAAPDRGVRRLVQPVPLDPSGRPVFPIALGGLTVYSLGEIVADRAGFHDEGAIYPVGFCSTRVYASMRRPDQRCLYTCQIKDGGVGPRFEIVPEDEPGSALAGTTADTCHAQLLAAISAARGRPYPELEAAGADFFGFSHPAVHNLIQSCPGARKCGAYRWVRFEVCRPGDGQVPQGLPDNCAATDFQSFRRRAQEEEERDRGGGGAGGRALGLTPAQAFTSPCSYEEVFLSRPLESPGHGSPDGSDD is encoded by the coding sequence ATGAAGAAGGTGTCAAGGAAGAGCCAGAATGAGAAGTACCGGCTGAAGTACAGCCGGCTGCGCCGGGCGGCCAAGGCCATGGTGTTCGAGAATGCAGCCCTGTGCGATGAGATTGCCCGGCTGGAGGAGAAATTCCTGCGGGCGAGAGAGGAGCGTCGATTCCTCTTCAccaagctgctgcagctgcaggcaCTGTCAGCCGAGGAGGAGAGCCCGGCGGTGCCATTGGGGGGCATCTCAGCAGGGTACGGCGTGGCACCGACACCTGGCCCAGATGAGCCAGCGCCTGCGGGGAAGCGGCCCAAGAAGGGCAAGGAGAATGGGCGTGCAGCCAAGCGGCGGGCAGCACCAGACAGGGGGGTGCGGCGGCTGGTGCAGCCAGTGCCGCTGGACCCCTCGGGTCGGCCTGTTTTCCCCATCGCGCTGGGTGGGCTGACGGTCTACAGCCTGGGTGAGATTGTGGCCGACCGGGCAGGCTTCCACGATGAGGGAGCCATCTACCCAGTGGGTTTCTGCAGCACACGGGTCTACGCCAGCATGCGGCGCCCTGACCAGCGCTGCCTCTACACCTGCCAGATCAAAGATGGCGGAGTGGGTCCCCGCTTTGAGATTGTGCCTGAGGATGAGCCGGGCAGTGCCCTGGCGGGCACCACAGCTGACACCTGCCACGCCCAGCTGCTGGCGGCCATCAGTGCTGCCCGGGGGCGGCCCTACCCTGAGCTGGAGGCAGCCGGGGCTGATTTCTTTGGCTTCTCGCACCCAGCCGTGCACAACCTGATCCAGAGCTGCCCCGGGGCCCGCAAGTGTGGGGCCTACCGCTGGGTGCGCTTCGAGGTGTGTCGTCCTGGGGATGGGCAGgtgccccaggggctgcccgaCAACTGCGCAGCCACTGACTTCCAGTCTTTCCGCCGCCGcgcccaagaggaggaggagcgggaccgcggagggggcggagctggggggcgTGCACTGGGGCTGACCCCTGCCCAGGCCTTCACTTCCCCCTGCTCCTATGAGGAGGTGTTCCTGAGCCGCCCTCTCGAGTCCCCCGGCCATGGCAGCCCCGATGGTTCTGACGActga